From a single Halogeometricum sp. S3BR5-2 genomic region:
- a CDS encoding class II aldolase/adducin family protein, whose translation MNENQSLDQSAEETRSTIAEHGRKMLEQGLTKGTGGNISARVGDDHIAISPSGMPYNSVETEDVPVMDFDGERVRGDRDPSSELSMHSQVYRRRDDVGAVLHNHSPYATTFATIDEPIPASHYLIAFAGNEVPVASYETYATEELGNAAVETLGDDHNACLLQNHGVLAVGDDVESAFETALMVEYCARIQYQSMAIGEPTIIPEEEVDHLQSKFEGYGQSN comes from the coding sequence ATGAACGAAAACCAGTCTCTCGATCAGTCGGCGGAGGAAACGCGCAGCACGATAGCGGAACACGGACGCAAGATGCTCGAACAGGGCCTCACGAAGGGCACGGGCGGGAACATCAGCGCCCGCGTCGGCGACGACCACATCGCCATCAGTCCGTCGGGCATGCCGTACAACTCCGTGGAGACGGAGGACGTTCCGGTCATGGACTTCGACGGTGAGCGAGTCCGGGGCGACCGGGACCCCTCCTCGGAACTCTCGATGCACAGTCAGGTGTACCGCCGCCGGGACGACGTGGGAGCGGTCCTCCACAACCACTCGCCGTACGCGACGACGTTCGCCACCATCGACGAACCCATCCCGGCCTCCCACTACCTCATCGCCTTCGCGGGCAACGAGGTGCCCGTCGCCTCCTACGAGACGTACGCGACGGAGGAACTCGGCAACGCCGCCGTCGAGACGCTCGGCGACGACCACAACGCCTGCCTGCTCCAGAACCACGGCGTCCTCGCCGTCGGCGACGACGTCGAGTCGGCGTTCGAGACGGCGCTGATGGTGGAGTACTGCGCCCGCATCCAGTACCAGTCGATGGCCATCGGCGAACCGACCATCATCCCGGAGGAGGAAGTCGACCACCTCCAATCCAAGTTCGAAGGCTACGGCCAGAGCAACTGA
- a CDS encoding NAD(P)-dependent oxidoreductase, whose protein sequence is MKAVVTANLSESALSRLRDDLGIDIEYRPIEEREGRLPDDEFRALVEDAELLVVGYEGVSAEVIEAASDLRLVACARGGPDANVDIEAATEREIPVLYAPGRNAVSVADFTWGEILSAMRNIAHAHHLLRTGTYTGEPQEDAASGGEREDVTWGMGRESPYVQLKGPELAGKTVGVVGMGAVGREVAKRAAGFEVDLLGFDPYIDADAMAEYDTEKAELDELLERSDVVTVHVPVTDSTRGLIGAEEFETMKESAYFVNNARGAIIDQEALLEQLQTDGLRGAALDVYDMEPIPEDHPLLELDNVVTTPHLAGAAEEVIDRHSEMLVDDIEAYLDGRDPEYVANEETLA, encoded by the coding sequence ATGAAAGCAGTAGTAACAGCCAACCTCAGCGAGAGTGCGCTCTCGCGTCTCCGAGACGACTTAGGTATCGACATCGAGTACCGCCCCATCGAGGAGCGAGAGGGGCGCCTCCCGGACGACGAGTTCCGCGCCCTCGTCGAGGACGCCGAACTCCTCGTCGTCGGATACGAGGGCGTGTCCGCGGAGGTCATCGAGGCGGCGTCGGACCTCCGACTCGTCGCCTGCGCCCGCGGCGGCCCCGACGCCAACGTCGACATCGAGGCGGCGACCGAACGGGAGATTCCCGTGCTGTACGCGCCCGGACGGAACGCCGTCAGCGTCGCCGACTTCACGTGGGGGGAGATTCTGAGCGCGATGCGGAACATCGCGCACGCCCACCACCTCCTCCGCACCGGCACGTACACCGGCGAACCGCAGGAAGACGCCGCCTCGGGCGGCGAGCGAGAGGACGTGACGTGGGGGATGGGTCGGGAGTCCCCGTACGTCCAACTGAAGGGTCCCGAACTCGCCGGCAAGACCGTCGGCGTCGTCGGTATGGGCGCCGTCGGCCGAGAAGTAGCCAAGCGGGCGGCCGGGTTCGAGGTGGACCTCCTCGGCTTCGACCCCTACATCGATGCGGACGCGATGGCGGAGTACGACACCGAGAAGGCCGAGTTGGACGAACTCCTCGAACGAAGCGACGTGGTGACCGTCCACGTCCCGGTGACCGACAGCACGCGCGGTCTCATCGGGGCCGAGGAGTTCGAGACGATGAAGGAGAGCGCCTACTTCGTCAACAACGCCCGGGGTGCCATCATCGACCAGGAGGCGCTCCTCGAACAGTTGCAGACCGACGGCCTCCGCGGCGCCGCACTCGACGTCTACGACATGGAGCCGATTCCGGAGGACCACCCCCTTCTGGAACTCGACAACGTCGTCACGACGCCGCACCTCGCGGGCGCCGCCGAAGAGGTCATCGACCGCCACTCGGAGATGCTCGTCGACGACATCGAGGCGTACCTCGACGGCCGCGACCCCGAGTACGTCGCCAACGAGGAGACCCTCGCGTAG